One region of Rhodovulum sulfidophilum DSM 1374 genomic DNA includes:
- a CDS encoding zinc-dependent alcohol dehydrogenase produces MKALIYTGPRLLELRELPDPEPGPGEALIRVEAAGICGSDMHAWAGHDDRRPAPLILGHEAAGIVVSAPPGGPAAGRRVTVNPLVTCGHCRFCRAGRDNLCETRQILSMPPREGAFAGLLAVPARNLTPVPEGISPVAAALTEPLACGWHAVGLAERALELPLAEARCLVIGGGAIGLGAALVLRARGAAEIWLAEPSGPRRDIAAAEGGIRTFDPTGPGTGPEGVDLVIDGVGFGATRAAASAALRPGGAMVHIGLGDAGPGLDIRRATLQELTFIGSYTYIAQEFRDTAAALFAGRLGGLGWVRTMPLAEGAAAFASIAGGGEAAPKIALLPDG; encoded by the coding sequence ATGAAGGCCCTGATCTATACCGGCCCCCGCCTGCTGGAACTGCGCGAACTGCCCGACCCCGAGCCCGGCCCCGGTGAGGCCCTGATCCGGGTCGAGGCGGCCGGGATCTGCGGTTCGGACATGCATGCCTGGGCAGGCCATGACGACCGCCGCCCGGCACCCCTGATCCTCGGCCACGAGGCCGCGGGCATCGTCGTCTCGGCCCCGCCCGGCGGCCCGGCGGCGGGCCGCCGGGTGACGGTCAATCCGCTTGTCACCTGCGGGCATTGCCGGTTTTGCCGGGCCGGGCGCGACAATCTCTGCGAGACCCGCCAGATCCTGTCGATGCCGCCGCGCGAGGGCGCCTTTGCCGGGCTGCTGGCGGTCCCGGCACGCAACCTCACCCCGGTGCCCGAGGGCATATCCCCGGTCGCCGCCGCCCTGACCGAGCCCCTGGCCTGCGGCTGGCATGCGGTGGGGCTGGCGGAACGGGCGCTCGAGCTGCCGCTGGCCGAGGCGCGCTGCCTGGTGATCGGCGGCGGCGCCATCGGGCTGGGGGCGGCTCTGGTTCTGCGGGCACGCGGCGCGGCCGAGATCTGGCTGGCCGAGCCCTCGGGTCCCCGGCGGGACATCGCGGCGGCCGAGGGCGGCATCCGGACCTTCGATCCGACCGGGCCCGGCACCGGCCCCGAGGGCGTCGATCTGGTCATCGACGGCGTCGGCTTCGGGGCGACCCGGGCCGCCGCCAGCGCGGCGCTGCGTCCGGGCGGGGCGATGGTGCATATCGGGCTGGGCGATGCCGGTCCCGGGCTCGACATCCGCCGCGCCACCCTTCAGGAGCTGACCTTCATCGGCAGCTACACCTACATCGCGCAGGAGTTCCGCGACACCGCCGCAGCTCTTTTCGCGGGCCGTCTGGGCGGGCTTGGCTGGGTCCGGACGATGCCCTTGGCCGAGGGGGCCGCCGCCTTCGCCAGTATTGCCGGGGGCGGCGAGGCCGCGCCCAAGATCGCGCTTTTGCCTGACGGGTAG
- a CDS encoding NADP-dependent oxidoreductase, with product MAQTDTVNRRYVLARRPKGAPDENTLRLESAEVPSPGPGQMLLRNEYLSLDPYMRGRMSDAPSYAAPVEIGEVMVGGTVAEVVTSDVDGFETGDRVVAFGGWQDYALSDGTGVINMGKSPEHPSWALGVLGMPGLTAWAGLTRIGQPKAGETLVVAGASGPVGATVGQIGKILGLRVVGIAGGGEKCRHVTETLGFDACIDYKAEGFPKALEAAVPDGIDIYFENVGGAVFDAVLPLLNASARIPVCGLISQYNATSLPDGPDRMSLLMGTILRKRMTMHGFIVFDDFGHLYPEFAKQMGDWVAQGKIRYREEMIEGLEQAPAAFVGLLNGEAFGKRVVRLGQ from the coding sequence ATGGCACAAACCGATACCGTGAACCGCAGATATGTCCTGGCCCGGCGTCCGAAGGGCGCCCCCGACGAAAACACCCTGCGCCTGGAATCCGCCGAGGTGCCCAGCCCCGGCCCCGGCCAGATGCTGTTGCGCAACGAATACCTCTCGCTCGATCCCTACATGCGCGGCCGGATGAGCGATGCGCCCTCCTATGCCGCCCCGGTCGAGATCGGCGAGGTCATGGTCGGCGGCACGGTGGCAGAGGTGGTGACATCGGATGTGGACGGCTTCGAGACGGGGGACCGCGTCGTGGCCTTCGGTGGCTGGCAGGATTACGCGCTTTCGGACGGCACCGGCGTGATCAACATGGGCAAGTCGCCCGAACATCCGTCCTGGGCGCTTGGCGTCCTCGGCATGCCGGGGCTGACGGCCTGGGCCGGGCTGACCCGGATCGGGCAGCCGAAAGCGGGCGAGACCCTTGTCGTGGCCGGGGCCAGCGGCCCGGTCGGGGCGACGGTCGGCCAGATCGGCAAGATCCTGGGCCTGCGCGTTGTCGGCATTGCCGGCGGAGGTGAGAAATGCCGCCATGTCACCGAGACCCTCGGCTTTGACGCCTGCATCGACTACAAGGCCGAGGGCTTCCCCAAGGCGCTGGAAGCCGCTGTTCCGGATGGCATCGACATCTATTTCGAAAATGTCGGCGGCGCGGTCTTCGATGCCGTGCTGCCCCTGCTGAACGCCTCGGCCCGGATCCCGGTTTGCGGGCTGATCTCGCAATATAACGCCACGTCGCTGCCCGACGGGCCCGACCGGATGTCCCTGCTGATGGGCACGATCCTGCGCAAGCGGATGACCATGCACGGTTTCATCGTCTTCGACGATTTCGGCCATCTCTACCCGGAATTCGCCAAGCAGATGGGCGATTGGGTGGCGCAGGGCAAGATCAGGTATCGCGAGGAAATGATCGAGGGGCTGGAACAGGCGCCCGCCGCTTTCGTTGGGCTGCTCAATGGCGAGGCTTTCGGCAAACGCGTCGTCAGGCTTGGCCAGTAA
- a CDS encoding ATP-binding cassette domain-containing protein — protein sequence MTLFAADTIGLHYPGRPGPVFRALSLSILKGESLGLSGPSGTGKTSLMRVIAGLERPTSGRISIRPRRIGMAFAEPRLLPRLSAMENLSFIAPKARAEGRAMLTALKMAALQDASADSLSKGQAQRVALIRALLIRPEILLLDEALGGLDMATWQSARDLILAKRDRDGFALVEISHDPARRIMPEARAISFP from the coding sequence ATGACCCTGTTCGCTGCCGACACTATCGGCCTGCATTATCCCGGCCGCCCCGGCCCCGTCTTCCGCGCGCTGTCGCTGAGCATCCTGAAGGGCGAGAGCCTCGGTCTGAGCGGACCAAGCGGTACGGGCAAGACCAGCCTGATGCGGGTGATCGCCGGGCTGGAGCGTCCGACATCGGGCCGCATTTCCATCCGGCCCCGCCGGATCGGCATGGCCTTCGCCGAGCCGCGCCTGCTGCCACGTCTTTCGGCCATGGAGAACCTGTCCTTCATCGCCCCGAAGGCCCGCGCCGAGGGACGCGCCATGCTGACCGCGCTGAAGATGGCAGCCTTGCAGGATGCTTCCGCAGACAGCCTCTCGAAGGGTCAGGCGCAGCGCGTGGCACTGATCCGTGCCCTGCTGATCCGCCCCGAGATCCTGCTGCTCGACGAGGCGCTTGGCGGGCTCGACATGGCGACATGGCAGAGCGCCCGCGACCTGATCCTGGCAAAGCGCGACCGGGACGGCTTTGCCCTGGTCGAGATCAGCCATGACCCGGCCCGGCGGATCATGCCCGAGGCTCGGGCGATTTCGTTCCCCTGA
- a CDS encoding type 1 glutamine amidotransferase domain-containing protein translates to MKILMVLTSHDKLGDTGNRTGFWLEEFAAPYYVFKDAGAEITLASPKGGQPPLDPASDSDDAGTEATRRFKADDAAQKHLASSEVLSSVSAEGFDAIFFPGGHGPLWDLAEDKDAIALIEAFAARDRPVGAVCHAPGVFRHPKGPDGKPLVSGRTVTGFTNSEEEGVGLTDVVPFLVEDMLKSNGGQYRKGEDWASFVVIDGKLVTGQNPASSEEAARKLLSLL, encoded by the coding sequence ATGAAAATTCTCATGGTCCTGACATCGCATGACAAACTGGGCGATACCGGCAACAGGACCGGCTTCTGGCTCGAGGAATTCGCCGCGCCTTATTACGTCTTCAAGGATGCCGGGGCCGAGATCACCCTGGCCTCGCCCAAGGGCGGCCAGCCGCCGCTGGACCCGGCCAGCGACAGCGACGATGCCGGGACCGAGGCCACCCGGCGGTTCAAGGCGGATGACGCGGCGCAGAAGCATCTGGCCAGTTCCGAGGTCCTGTCTTCCGTCTCGGCCGAGGGATTTGACGCGATCTTCTTCCCCGGCGGTCACGGCCCCCTGTGGGATCTGGCCGAGGACAAGGACGCCATCGCGCTGATCGAGGCCTTCGCCGCGCGCGACCGTCCGGTCGGGGCCGTCTGTCATGCGCCGGGCGTCTTCAGGCACCCCAAGGGTCCGGACGGCAAGCCGCTGGTATCGGGCAGGACCGTGACCGGTTTCACCAACAGCGAGGAAGAAGGTGTCGGCCTGACCGACGTCGTGCCGTTCCTGGTCGAGGACATGCTGAAATCGAACGGTGGTCAGTACCGGAAGGGCGAGGACTGGGCCTCTTTCGTGGTGATCGATGGCAAGCTGGTGACCGGCCAGAACCCGGCCTCGTCCGAAGAGGCCGCGCGGAAGCTTCTGTCGCTGCTGTGA
- a CDS encoding TRAP transporter small permease, which produces MLNALDRNAERWALLIFYIMLVATMAIEVIRREVFAYSSIWGEEVVRYCFIYLCWIGAAAAVRERAHIRIDLLLNWAPPRGRALLYMFGDLVTLALAVLALWLSAQTVSVSWTFGSVSHGLRVSMVWFLMAVPVGFSLMIFRLLQSLVRDFADLRAGRPVYEGERLFE; this is translated from the coding sequence ATGCTCAACGCCCTCGACCGCAACGCCGAACGCTGGGCGCTGCTGATCTTCTACATCATGCTGGTCGCGACCATGGCCATCGAGGTGATCCGCCGCGAGGTCTTCGCCTATTCCTCGATCTGGGGCGAGGAGGTCGTCCGCTACTGCTTCATCTACCTGTGCTGGATCGGTGCCGCCGCGGCGGTGCGGGAACGCGCCCATATCCGCATCGACCTTCTGCTGAACTGGGCGCCGCCCCGGGGCCGGGCGCTGCTGTACATGTTCGGCGATCTGGTGACCCTGGCGCTGGCGGTGCTGGCGCTGTGGCTCTCGGCCCAGACGGTGTCGGTGTCCTGGACCTTCGGATCGGTCAGCCACGGGCTGAGGGTCTCGATGGTGTGGTTCCTGATGGCGGTGCCGGTCGGGTTCTCGCTGATGATCTTCCGTCTTCTGCAATCCCTCGTGCGCGATTTCGCCGATCTGCGCGCCGGCCGTCCGGTCTACGAGGGCGAACGCCTGTTCGAGTGA
- a CDS encoding ABC transporter permease, whose product MTRKLAFLTGVAAIVLFWSLAAQANLPAILPGPLAVARALGLLLGDPGFWSGTLGPSLGRASGGLALAFAIGAPLGLASWRWPIVAALLAPLRLILMGLPAPVLAILCILWFDGSTTTTILTVAALLVPVFQIAIAEGMGAIDPQLDEMARLFRVPPIRRLRRIILPALWTALGPALRIAVANAIRVTLLTELLSGAEGLGAAVQRAQSWLQTDRLFALVLLILALIGLAEVALAALTRERKRP is encoded by the coding sequence ATGACGCGAAAGCTGGCCTTTCTGACCGGGGTGGCGGCGATCGTCCTGTTCTGGTCGCTTGCCGCGCAGGCAAACCTGCCCGCGATTCTGCCCGGTCCTCTGGCGGTCGCAAGGGCGCTTGGCCTGTTGCTCGGCGATCCGGGGTTCTGGTCCGGCACGCTGGGGCCGAGCCTCGGTCGCGCCAGCGGCGGGCTGGCGCTGGCCTTCGCCATCGGCGCGCCGCTGGGCCTTGCGAGCTGGCGCTGGCCAATCGTCGCGGCGCTGCTCGCCCCCTTGCGGCTGATCCTGATGGGGCTGCCCGCGCCTGTGCTCGCCATCCTCTGCATCCTGTGGTTCGATGGCAGCACCACGACGACCATCCTGACGGTGGCGGCGCTGCTGGTTCCCGTCTTCCAGATCGCCATCGCCGAAGGCATGGGCGCAATCGACCCGCAGCTTGACGAGATGGCGCGGCTCTTCCGCGTGCCGCCGATCCGCCGCCTGCGCCGCATCATCCTGCCCGCGCTCTGGACAGCGCTTGGCCCGGCCTTGCGCATCGCCGTCGCCAACGCGATCCGCGTGACGCTGCTGACCGAGCTTCTGTCGGGGGCCGAGGGCCTCGGCGCGGCGGTGCAACGCGCACAAAGCTGGCTTCAGACCGACCGGCTGTTTGCGCTGGTGCTCCTGATCCTCGCGCTGATCGGACTGGCGGAGGTCGCGCTTGCGGCCCTGACACGCGAGAGGAAACGGCCATGA
- a CDS encoding DUF6880 family protein, with protein sequence MSGDRGAPFPSPAHACKAPGEAQKKLARELAELTRLVETRIAPDAPDAAFDLLWAELQLAPGIHERTDDSQGTIGEVMGEAMAAIERLAPRLGKDPAALAETVFEAILDDGYGAFDDAVPALAEALGATGLARLKALAEAARAAPPTEADLARYAFISDRDARAARARAGRNRSLDMILRDVADAEGDVDSWLARYTPEQLTCSTIAPDAATRLLAAGRAGDALHLIEAALPGESDDPWFDDPELDAAHFACLEALGRKDDLRAALWHRFERRLCPDALRRHLRLLPDFEDIEAEDRARGIVLDYEPVEKALAYCLEAPDLSLAAELIEARSEEIDGNAYEILTPLAEALAPAYPLAAVLLWRAMIDFALGRRRAGRYGHAARHLSDCAAADAEICDYGPHLSHADYLDGLRQSHARKSAFWERLRTG encoded by the coding sequence ATGTCCGGCGATCGCGGGGCGCCATTTCCATCTCCGGCGCATGCTTGCAAAGCTCCCGGCGAGGCGCAGAAGAAACTGGCTCGGGAACTGGCGGAGCTGACCCGGCTTGTCGAGACCCGGATCGCGCCCGATGCCCCGGATGCGGCCTTCGACCTGCTCTGGGCCGAGCTGCAACTGGCCCCCGGCATCCATGAGCGCACCGATGACAGCCAGGGCACCATCGGCGAGGTGATGGGCGAGGCCATGGCGGCGATCGAACGCCTTGCGCCGAGGTTGGGCAAGGACCCCGCGGCACTGGCCGAAACCGTCTTCGAGGCGATCTTGGACGATGGCTATGGCGCCTTCGATGACGCCGTGCCCGCGCTGGCCGAGGCGCTTGGCGCCACCGGTCTGGCCCGTCTGAAGGCGCTGGCCGAAGCCGCCCGCGCAGCACCACCCACCGAGGCCGATCTTGCCCGCTATGCGTTCATCTCTGACCGCGACGCCCGCGCTGCCCGCGCCCGTGCCGGGCGCAACCGCAGCCTCGATATGATCCTGCGGGACGTGGCCGATGCAGAGGGCGACGTGGACAGCTGGCTTGCGCGATATACCCCCGAGCAACTGACCTGTTCCACCATCGCCCCCGATGCCGCCACCCGGCTGCTGGCGGCGGGCCGCGCCGGGGACGCGCTGCACCTGATCGAGGCCGCGCTGCCCGGCGAGAGCGATGATCCCTGGTTCGACGACCCCGAGCTGGATGCGGCGCATTTCGCCTGCCTGGAGGCGCTTGGCCGCAAGGACGATCTGCGCGCCGCGCTCTGGCACCGCTTCGAGCGCCGGCTCTGCCCCGACGCCCTGCGCCGTCACCTCAGGCTGCTGCCCGATTTCGAGGATATCGAGGCCGAGGACCGCGCGCGCGGGATTGTCCTCGACTATGAACCGGTCGAGAAGGCGCTGGCCTATTGCCTGGAGGCCCCCGACCTGTCCCTGGCGGCCGAGCTGATCGAGGCCCGCAGCGAGGAGATCGACGGCAATGCCTACGAGATCCTTACACCGCTTGCCGAGGCGCTTGCCCCTGCCTACCCGCTTGCCGCCGTTCTGCTGTGGCGGGCGATGATCGACTTCGCCCTGGGGCGAAGACGCGCGGGCCGCTACGGCCATGCCGCACGGCACCTGTCGGATTGTGCCGCCGCGGATGCCGAGATATGCGACTACGGCCCCCACCTGTCACATGCGGATTATCTGGACGGGCTGCGCCAGAGCCATGCAAGGAAATCGGCCTTCTGGGAACGCCTGCGGACCGGCTGA
- the hisD gene encoding histidinol dehydrogenase — translation MTVSYLKKAPRRAVSDATETRETVQKILTEIEAGGEPAALDYAAKFDRYEGNVVLTRDEIDAAAASLDQRVKDDIRFAHDNVRRFAEAQLKTVGDFQTEIRPGLTLGQKAIPCRAAGCYAPGGRYSHVASALMTVTTARVAGCGHVSVCSPPRPGVGVHPAIVYTADLCGADQILALGGVQGIAAMAFGLFGMPAADILVGPGNQFVAEAKRLLFGRVGIDMFAGPTDSMVLADATADPEIVAADLVGQAEHGYNSPVWLVTDHRPLAEAVMARVPELIAALPPVNAENAAAAWRDYAEVILCDSREEIAATSDSYAPEHLTVQAADLDWWLGRLSCYGSLFLGEETTVAFGDKAAGTNHVLPTSGAARYTGGLSVHKYLKLVTWQRATRDGARPIAEATARISRLEGMEGHARTADIRLAKYFPDRSFDLGADPAAVQGSAKVSA, via the coding sequence ATGACCGTGAGCTATCTGAAGAAGGCCCCCCGCAGGGCGGTGTCCGACGCCACCGAAACCCGCGAGACCGTGCAGAAGATCCTGACCGAGATCGAGGCGGGCGGCGAGCCTGCGGCGCTGGACTATGCCGCGAAATTCGACCGCTACGAGGGCAATGTGGTGCTGACCCGCGACGAGATCGACGCCGCCGCCGCCAGTCTGGACCAGCGGGTCAAGGACGATATCCGCTTTGCCCATGACAATGTGCGCCGCTTTGCCGAGGCCCAGCTGAAGACCGTCGGCGATTTCCAGACCGAGATCCGGCCCGGGCTGACACTGGGCCAGAAGGCGATCCCGTGCCGGGCGGCGGGCTGCTACGCGCCGGGCGGCCGCTACAGCCATGTCGCCTCGGCGCTGATGACGGTGACCACGGCGCGGGTCGCGGGCTGCGGCCATGTCTCGGTCTGCTCGCCGCCGCGCCCGGGCGTGGGGGTGCACCCGGCCATCGTCTATACAGCCGATCTGTGCGGCGCCGACCAGATCCTGGCGCTTGGCGGGGTGCAGGGGATCGCGGCCATGGCCTTCGGGCTGTTCGGCATGCCCGCCGCCGATATCCTGGTCGGCCCCGGCAATCAGTTCGTGGCCGAGGCCAAGCGGCTGTTGTTCGGCCGGGTCGGCATCGACATGTTCGCGGGCCCGACCGACAGCATGGTGCTGGCCGACGCGACCGCCGACCCCGAGATCGTCGCCGCCGATCTGGTGGGCCAGGCCGAGCATGGCTACAATTCGCCGGTCTGGCTGGTGACCGATCACCGGCCGCTGGCCGAGGCGGTGATGGCCCGGGTGCCCGAGCTGATCGCGGCGCTGCCGCCGGTCAATGCCGAGAATGCCGCCGCTGCCTGGCGCGACTATGCCGAGGTGATCCTCTGCGACAGCCGCGAGGAGATCGCCGCCACCTCAGACAGCTATGCGCCCGAGCATCTGACCGTGCAGGCCGCCGATCTGGACTGGTGGCTGGGGCGGCTGTCCTGCTATGGCAGCCTGTTTCTGGGCGAGGAGACGACGGTCGCCTTCGGCGACAAGGCGGCGGGCACCAACCATGTGCTGCCGACCTCGGGGGCGGCGCGCTATACCGGCGGGCTGTCTGTCCACAAGTATCTCAAGCTGGTGACCTGGCAGCGCGCCACCCGCGACGGCGCCCGGCCGATCGCCGAGGCTACCGCGCGGATCTCGCGGCTGGAGGGGATGGAGGGTCATGCCCGCACCGCCGATATCCGGCTGGCCAAGTATTTCCCGGACCGGAGCTTCGATCTGGGCGCCGATCCGGCCGCCGTTCAGGGTTCCGCGAAGGTGTCGGCATGA
- a CDS encoding TRAP transporter substrate-binding protein produces MRNDNDDTGWKAAASRRNFLRLAGTGSFTAAVMASAGGMLWSDKAAAQTANEERDRKRAAEHVMTLATAYVMSADRSYPIMQLDLKENIQNASEGRVYVQLAPAGQLGAGNQLVQKVQSGTIQAAQHSIANFAPFAPVVDLVNLPYLCGSNQRFVNLTRSEVWTGTVHPMVEARGFKPLFYVVIDPRVVALRKGGPGPVLTPSDLAGVKFRVPGSEMLQTYYRLVGANPTPVAWGETPSAIQQGVADALDPAVGALYVYGFKEMLSHVTFTRAVPDAQVYSCNLEWYNGLPGDIREAIDTAADITAQQNLAKVPAARGFAMSELKNAGVEFHRLSDDQLGLWQEAGGYQRSEWDDYKTGLAGSMAAFERMAEAAATEVRAYVDDA; encoded by the coding sequence ATGCGCAACGACAATGACGATACCGGATGGAAGGCGGCCGCCTCGCGGCGCAACTTCCTGAGGCTGGCCGGAACCGGCAGCTTCACCGCCGCGGTGATGGCCTCGGCGGGCGGCATGCTGTGGTCCGACAAGGCCGCGGCGCAGACCGCCAACGAGGAGCGCGACCGCAAGCGCGCGGCCGAGCATGTGATGACCCTGGCCACCGCCTATGTGATGTCGGCGGATCGCAGCTATCCGATCATGCAGCTCGACCTGAAGGAGAACATCCAGAATGCCAGCGAGGGCAGGGTCTATGTCCAGCTTGCCCCGGCAGGCCAGCTTGGCGCGGGCAACCAGCTGGTGCAGAAGGTGCAGTCGGGCACGATCCAGGCGGCGCAGCACTCGATTGCCAATTTCGCGCCCTTCGCGCCGGTGGTCGACCTTGTCAACCTGCCCTATCTCTGCGGCTCGAACCAGCGTTTCGTGAACCTCACCCGGTCCGAGGTCTGGACCGGAACGGTCCATCCGATGGTCGAGGCGCGCGGGTTCAAGCCGCTGTTCTACGTGGTCATCGACCCCAGGGTGGTGGCGCTCAGAAAGGGCGGTCCCGGGCCGGTCCTGACGCCCTCGGATCTGGCGGGCGTCAAGTTCCGGGTGCCGGGCTCCGAGATGCTGCAGACCTATTACCGGCTGGTCGGCGCCAACCCGACCCCCGTCGCCTGGGGCGAGACGCCCTCGGCGATCCAGCAGGGCGTGGCCGACGCGCTCGATCCGGCGGTGGGCGCGCTTTACGTCTACGGCTTCAAGGAGATGCTGAGCCACGTCACCTTCACCCGCGCGGTGCCCGACGCCCAGGTCTATTCCTGCAATCTGGAATGGTATAACGGCCTGCCCGGCGACATTCGTGAGGCGATCGACACCGCCGCCGACATCACCGCCCAGCAGAACCTTGCCAAGGTGCCCGCCGCGCGCGGCTTCGCCATGTCCGAGCTGAAGAATGCCGGGGTCGAATTCCACAGGCTTTCGGACGATCAGCTCGGGCTCTGGCAGGAAGCGGGCGGCTATCAGCGGTCCGAATGGGACGATTACAAGACCGGGCTTGCCGGCTCGATGGCCGCCTTCGAGCGCATGGCCGAGGCCGCCGCGACCGAGGTCCGGGCCTATGTCGACGACGCCTGA
- a CDS encoding TRAP transporter large permease produces MLWQQMQQGAVALDWTFYLPVAAFLLLVALAVPVWVAIGAASVMLLSASQVLPLSLVGEGLFSGIDHFALTAIPLFILTGDVLVRTGLSRKFLDVAEALTNWTRGGFGSATVLVCGMFSAISGSDAAGAAAVGRMTIERLVESGYPRPYACALVAAGACTGILIPPSIAYIVIGLVLGISASTLFKAALIPGVLILAAILLTNTVLNRRHAWEQGHALSLSEWLANLGRALARGWYAFIVPGVIFWGIFSGRLTPTEAGASAVTITIAMGFVMGTLKLADFPSMMVSSAKVNGVIVPIVAMSLPLAQALSAMGVPQSFVYTMTGFVSEPWMLILVMIAILVAAGCVMETTPNIVILAPLLKPLADEIGMNEIQFCVMMITALGVGFITPPLGLNLFVVSGLTGESVLRISARAVPFVLFMLTVVLLIAFAPAVSTLMLS; encoded by the coding sequence ATGCTTTGGCAACAGATGCAACAGGGCGCGGTGGCGCTGGACTGGACCTTCTACCTGCCGGTGGCGGCGTTCCTTCTGCTGGTGGCGCTGGCGGTGCCGGTCTGGGTCGCCATCGGCGCGGCCTCGGTGATGCTGCTGAGCGCCTCGCAGGTGCTGCCGCTGTCGCTGGTGGGCGAGGGGCTGTTTTCCGGCATCGACCATTTCGCGCTGACCGCCATTCCGCTGTTCATCCTGACCGGCGACGTGCTGGTCCGGACCGGGCTCAGCCGCAAGTTCCTCGACGTGGCCGAGGCGCTGACCAACTGGACCCGGGGCGGCTTCGGCTCGGCCACGGTGCTGGTCTGCGGCATGTTCTCGGCGATCTCGGGCTCGGATGCCGCGGGGGCGGCCGCGGTCGGGCGGATGACCATCGAGCGGCTGGTCGAAAGCGGCTATCCGCGCCCCTATGCCTGCGCGCTGGTGGCGGCGGGAGCCTGCACCGGGATCCTGATCCCGCCCTCGATCGCCTATATCGTGATCGGTCTGGTGCTGGGGATCTCGGCCTCGACCCTGTTCAAGGCGGCGCTGATCCCGGGCGTGCTGATCCTTGCCGCGATCCTTTTGACCAACACGGTCCTGAACCGGCGCCATGCCTGGGAACAGGGCCATGCGCTGAGCCTGTCCGAATGGCTGGCCAATCTGGGCCGGGCGCTGGCGCGGGGCTGGTATGCCTTCATCGTGCCCGGGGTGATCTTCTGGGGCATCTTCAGCGGCCGGCTGACCCCGACCGAGGCGGGGGCCAGCGCCGTGACCATCACCATCGCCATGGGCTTCGTCATGGGCACGCTGAAGCTGGCCGACTTTCCCTCGATGATGGTCAGTTCGGCCAAGGTGAACGGGGTGATCGTGCCGATCGTGGCGATGTCGCTGCCGCTGGCGCAGGCGCTCTCGGCGATGGGGGTGCCGCAAAGCTTCGTCTACACCATGACCGGCTTCGTTTCCGAGCCCTGGATGCTGATCCTGGTGATGATCGCGATCCTGGTCGCGGCCGGCTGCGTGATGGAGACGACCCCGAATATCGTGATCCTGGCGCCGCTTCTGAAGCCGCTGGCCGACGAGATCGGCATGAACGAGATCCAGTTCTGCGTGATGATGATCACCGCGCTGGGGGTCGGCTTCATCACCCCGCCCCTGGGGCTGAACCTGTTCGTGGTCAGCGGTCTGACCGGCGAATCCGTGCTCAGGATCTCGGCCCGCGCCGTGCCCTTCGTGCTGTTCATGCTGACGGTCGTGCTGCTGATCGCCTTCGCGCCTGCGGTCTCGACCCTGATGCTGTCCTGA
- a CDS encoding SDR family NAD(P)-dependent oxidoreductase translates to MIAATPLEGKVACVTGASAGLGRAIAEALVGAGAKVVAVARRRSDWCDGTNAVALSADLSDPGRAKGVARAVSDPFGPPDILVNAAGVNTREAADEVTLEGWTLTQNLNLAMPFFLAQALVPGMRERGWGRIVNFASLQSLRAFPGGIAYGASKGGIVQLTRAMAEAWSRHGITANALAPGFFPTELTGPVFDDPERAARNAAQTCIGRNGRLPDIVGPALFLCSAASDYVTGQVLPVDGGFTAK, encoded by the coding sequence ATGATCGCCGCGACACCGCTTGAGGGCAAGGTGGCCTGCGTGACCGGGGCCAGCGCCGGGCTCGGCCGCGCCATCGCCGAGGCGCTGGTCGGGGCCGGGGCGAAGGTCGTGGCCGTCGCCCGGCGCCGGTCGGACTGGTGCGACGGCACCAATGCCGTGGCGCTGTCGGCGGATCTCTCGGATCCCGGCCGCGCCAAGGGCGTGGCGCGCGCGGTCTCGGACCCGTTCGGGCCGCCCGATATCCTCGTCAACGCGGCGGGCGTGAACACCCGCGAGGCGGCCGACGAGGTGACGCTGGAAGGCTGGACCCTGACCCAGAACCTCAATCTGGCGATGCCGTTCTTCCTGGCCCAGGCGCTGGTGCCCGGGATGCGCGAACGCGGCTGGGGGCGGATCGTCAATTTCGCCTCGCTGCAAAGCCTGCGCGCCTTTCCCGGCGGCATCGCCTATGGCGCCTCGAAGGGCGGCATCGTCCAGCTGACCCGGGCCATGGCTGAGGCCTGGTCGCGGCATGGCATCACCGCCAATGCGCTGGCGCCGGGGTTCTTCCCGACCGAGCTGACCGGCCCGGTCTTCGATGATCCCGAACGCGCCGCGCGCAACGCTGCCCAGACCTGCATCGGCCGCAACGGGCGGCTGCCGGACATCGTCGGCCCCGCGCTGTTTCTTTGCTCGGCCGCGTCCGACTATGTGACCGGGCAGGTGCTGCCTGTGGATGGGGGGTTTACTGCGAAATGA